A genome region from Camelina sativa cultivar DH55 chromosome 10, Cs, whole genome shotgun sequence includes the following:
- the LOC104718815 gene encoding uncharacterized protein LOC104718815, whose product MEELDIVIVGGGIAGLATSLALHRKGIKSVVLERSESVRSEGAAFGIQTNGWLALEQLGVADKLRLNSLPLPQIRDVLIEKGIKRRESVGPASYGEVRGVIRNDLVRALAHALPLGTLRLGCQIVSVKLDETTSFPIVHVQNGEPIKAKVLIGCDGSNSTVSRFLGLNPTKALGARAVRGFTNYPEGHGFRQEFIRIKMDNVVSGRLPITHKLVFWFVVLLNCPQDSNFLKDQEAIARLALASVGEFSEDWKEMVKNCDMASLYISRLRYRAPWDVMSGKFRRGTVTVAGDSMHLMGPFLGQGTSAALEDGVVLARCLWRKLGQNSVNNNVSSSSLRMQLEEAIDEYVKERRGRLVGLSTQTYLTGCLIEASSPVRKILLIVLLMILFRDQIGHTRYDCGRL is encoded by the exons ATGGAAGAATTGGACATAGTGATTGTTGGAGGTGGTATTGCTGGTCTTGCAACTTCACTTGCTCTTCACAG GAAGGGTATAAAGAGCGTTGTGTTGGAGAGATCAGAGTCCGTAAGATCAGAAGGAGCAGCGTTTGGTATTCAGACTAATGGCTGGCTTGCTCTTGAACAACTCGGTGTTGCTGATAAGCTTCGTCTTAattctcttccacttcctcA GATAAGAGATGTTTTGATCGAAAAAGGGATCAAGCGAAGAGAATCGGTCGGACCAGCGTCGTATGGAGAAGTAAGAGGTGTAATAAGGAATGATTTGGTCCGAGCTTTGGCTCATGCTCTTCCTCTTGGAACTCTACGGCTTGGTTGCCAAATTGTGTCGGTCAAGCTTGACGAAACAACGTCGTTTCCGATTGTACACGTTCAAAACGGAGAACCTATTAAAGCAAAG GTTTTGATTGGCTGTGACGGATCAAATTCTACAGTCTCTAGATTTCTAGGACTGAACCCAACTAAAGCCCTTGGTGCTCGGGCGGTCAGGGGGTTCACAAATTACCCGGAAGGTCATGGGTTTCGGCAAGAGTTTATAAGAATCAAGATGGACAACGTCGTAAGCGGCCGACTTCCTATAACTCACAAACTCGTCTTCTGGTTTGTTGTTCTGCTAAACTGTCCACAAG ACTCCAACTTCTTAAAAGATCAAGAAGCCATTGCAAGATTGGCACTAGCATCTGTAGGCGAATTCTCGGAAGATTGGAAAGAGATGGTGAAGAACTGCGATATGGCCTCTTTATATATCAGCCGTTTAAGGTATCGTGCTCCGTGGGACGTTATGTCGGGTAAATTCCGACGTGGTACTGTGACAGTTGCCGGAGATAGTATGCACCTGATGGGTCCATTCTTAGGGCAAGGAACTTCAGCTGCGCTAGAGGACGGTGTCGTCTTGGCTAGATGCTTGTGGAGGAAGTTAGGTCAAAACAGTGTGAATAATAATGTCTCCTCGTCCTCTTTAAGGATGCAACTCGAAGAAGCGATTGATGAGTAtgttaaagaaagaagaggGAGACTTGTGGGACTCTCGACACAGACATATCTTACCGGTTGTTTGATTGAAGCCTCGTCTCCGGTAAGAAAGATCTTGCTAATAGTTTTATTAATGATTCTGTTTCGTGATCAAATTGGTCACACTCGATATGATTGTGGCCgtttataa
- the LOC104718816 gene encoding uncharacterized protein LOC104718816, translating into MEEVGIVIIGGGIAGLATSLALHRKGIKSVVLERAEKVRSEGAGIGTLTNGWRALDQLGVGQRLRVTSLLIHKARTMLIENGKKQEFVLTIKDEARCIKRNDLVEALADALPEGTIRFGSQIVSIKEDQTTSFPIVQLFNGTMIKAKVLIGCDGANSVVSDYLNLGPKKAFSCRAVRGFTNYPNGHGFPQELLRMKKGNILIGRLPLTENQVFWFLVHMQDNDHKVKDQESIAKLCLKWVDELFEDWKEMVKTCDVESLSLTHLRYRAPSEIMFGKFRRGTVTVAGDAMHVMGPFLGQGGSAALEDAVVLARCLARKVGPDHGDLLEDCSMRSIEEAIDEYVKERRMRLLGLSMQTYLTGRSLQTPSKVVRLFFIVLLVLLFGRDQIRHTQYDCGRL; encoded by the exons ATGGAAGAAGTCGGAATTGTTATCATCGGCGGTGGAATCGCTGGTCTTGCCACTTCCCTTGCTCTTCATag GAAAGGAATAAAGAGTGTGGTGTTGGAGAGAGCAGAGAAAGTGAGATCAGAAGGAGCTGGAATCGGAACACTCACCAATGGTTGGAGAGCTCTTGATCaacttggtgtcggtcaacgTCTTCGTGTCACTTCTCTTCTTATTCACAA GGCACGGACCATGTTGATTgaaaatgggaaaaaacaagaatttgTTTTAACCATCAA AGATGAAGCTCGTTGTATTAAAAGGAACGATCTTGTTGAGGCCTTAGCCGATGCTCTACCTGAAGGAACCATCCGGTTTGGTTCCCAAATTGTTTCTATAAAAGAGGACCAAACTACGTCGTTTCCCATCGTTCAGTTATTCAATGGAACGATGATCAAAGCCAAG GTCTTGATTGGATGCGACGGTGCAAATTCGGTCGTTAGTGACTACCTGAACTTAGGCCCAAAAAAGGCGTTTTCTTGTCGTGCGGTGAGAGGGTTTACTAATTACCCAAATGGCCATGGGTTTCCACAAGAGCTACTAAGGATGAAGAAAGGAAATATCTTAATCGGAAGGCTTCCTTTAACCGAGAATCAAGTCTTTTGGTTTCTGGTGCATATGCAAGACAATGATCACAAAGTCAAAGATCAAGAATCAATCGCGAAACTGTGCCTAAAATGGGTGGATGAATTGTTTGAAGACTGGAAAGAAATGGTGAAAACATGCGATGTAGAGTCATTATCATTGACACACTTAAGGTACCGAGCGCCGTCAGAAATCATGTTCGGGAAATTTCGACGTGGGACCGTGACAGTAGCCGGCGATGCGATGCACGTGATGGGTCCGTTCTTGGGACAAGGCGGCTCTGCGGCGCTAGAGGATGCGGTCGTTCTAGCTAGATGTCTAGCTAGGAAAGTTGGTCCGGACCATGGAGACTTGTTAGAGGATTGTTCGATGAGAAGTATTGAAGAAGCTATTGATGAGTATGTGAAGGAACGTCGGATGAGATTACTCGGGCTTTCCATGCAAACTTATTTGACCGGACGTTCGCTACAAACGCCATCAAAGGTTGTGAGACTATTTTTTATAGTCTTGTTGGTACTATTGTTTGGCCGTGATCAGATTCGTCATACTCAATATGATTGCGGCCGTCTCTAG